From one Deltaproteobacteria bacterium genomic stretch:
- a CDS encoding 2-oxo acid dehydrogenase subunit E2 yields the protein MATEVTMPQLSDTMSEGKILTWLKSEGEHVSRGDAIAEVGTDKADLEVQSFYEGTLLKILTPAGTVATVGTPIAVIGGSDEVVDNSKSRAAPQHALSQEPTVSTQSISSQVADQSSQENGNQSERIKISPLARNLAKSYGINYGDLPGSGEGGRIVKKDIEKLVSVPTSTASSPTRQSLSDMPESAKAPLIPIIPSLPPQPSETTPLTQATAIAETASLSKMRQTIAARMLESKTTIPHFYVTTKICMDAAKKLRLSLKEEPQFEGITFNHLILKAAALALKKYPEINSTYKEGNVIRPQDINIGIVTAVTGGLLIPVLKQADRLSLADIVSEAVGLVKRAKSGKPRSDDLTGGSFSISNIGMYEVESFNAIINPGQGAILAISSILDEPLVVDGKFSVGSVMRVCLSVDHRIIDGVVAGQFNAELKRLLENPVLLVI from the coding sequence ATGGCCACTGAAGTCACAATGCCTCAGCTAAGCGACACTATGAGCGAGGGAAAAATTTTAACCTGGCTTAAGTCAGAGGGAGAGCATGTGAGTCGTGGCGACGCGATTGCCGAAGTTGGCACTGATAAGGCAGATTTAGAAGTCCAATCTTTTTACGAAGGCACACTTCTAAAAATACTAACACCTGCTGGCACCGTGGCCACCGTTGGCACACCTATAGCAGTTATCGGTGGCAGTGATGAGGTTGTAGATAATTCTAAATCTCGCGCAGCACCACAGCATGCTTTATCACAAGAGCCAACTGTATCTACGCAATCAATTTCCTCCCAAGTAGCAGACCAAAGTAGCCAAGAAAATGGAAATCAGAGTGAGCGAATAAAAATTTCACCGCTAGCGAGAAACCTGGCGAAGTCGTACGGCATAAATTATGGCGATCTCCCTGGCAGTGGCGAAGGCGGCAGGATTGTTAAAAAAGATATAGAAAAGTTAGTATCTGTGCCCACATCCACTGCTTCTTCGCCAACACGTCAATCCCTAAGCGATATGCCAGAAAGCGCCAAAGCGCCTCTTATTCCAATTATTCCAAGCCTTCCACCACAACCCTCGGAGACAACGCCCCTCACACAAGCAACTGCAATTGCCGAAACTGCATCGCTTTCAAAAATGCGGCAGACAATTGCTGCTCGAATGCTAGAAAGCAAAACCACCATTCCTCATTTCTACGTAACTACAAAAATTTGCATGGACGCGGCTAAAAAACTGCGCCTTTCATTAAAAGAGGAACCACAGTTTGAAGGCATTACCTTTAACCACCTCATTTTAAAAGCGGCTGCTCTTGCGTTAAAGAAATATCCCGAAATAAATTCCACCTATAAGGAGGGTAATGTTATACGACCGCAGGATATAAACATAGGGATCGTAACAGCGGTTACTGGGGGGCTCCTCATCCCAGTGTTAAAACAAGCCGATAGGCTCTCACTCGCCGACATAGTGAGCGAAGCAGTTGGATTGGTAAAGCGGGCAAAAAGCGGCAAACCGCGCTCCGACGACTTAACGGGCGGTTCGTTTAGCATATCTAATATCGGGATGTACGAGGTTGAAAGCTTTAATGCCATTATTAATCCTGGTCAGGGAGCAATATTGGCAATCAGCAGTATTTTAGATGAACCGCTAGTAGTCGATGGGAAGTTTAGCGTTGGCTCGGTTATGCGAGTTTGCCTATCAGTAGATCACCGCATAATCGACGGCGTTGTGGCGGGGCAATTCAATGCTGAACTAAAGCGCCTACTAGAAAATCCCGTTCTTTTAGTAATTTAG